One window of the Brevundimonas goettingensis genome contains the following:
- a CDS encoding primosomal protein N': protein MKVASVLIPLPVPEAFDYEVAAEMAVERGDQVAVPLGPRLMRGIVSEVRETTGSNRRLKAVEMVLDDPRLPPGTVDFVEWAARWTLSAPGEMASTALKGLRAPRPKPERRVRRVEGREPARPTASRTAVLETLEGRSMPGADLARAAGVSSGVVKGLVDDGVLEVIEIEAVAAFDTPDPDHAPSILNADQAASASAIAEAVEAGGFAPFLLDGVTGSGKTEAYLEAVARALRADPTAQILILLPEIALTQALIARLSDRFGADPAEWHSGIAPPRRRQVWEAVVAGRCNIVVGARSALFLPFVNLKLIVVDEEHDSSFKQEEGLVYHGRDLAVARARIEGAAVVLASATPSLETLFNAGQGRYRWLKLGARHGTAVLPDIRLLDLRQNPPDPQTWLSVPLREAIGETLLKGEQTLLFLNRRGYAPVVLCRACGHRLTAPDTDSWLVEHRYTGRLVCHLTGFSMARPKTCPSCGASDSLVAVGPGVERVEEEVRQLFPEARTAVFSSDTVPDARAARALIQSMIDGEIDILVATQAAAKGHNFPKLTLVGVVDADLGLRGGDLRAAERTFQLLTQATGRAGRAEIPGRALLQTWTPEHPVLRALAAGDRDGFVEAEMDEREAASLPPFGRLAALILSGENAVAVEKTAEALAQSIPNAERLEVYGPADAPLALIRGRRRKRLLVRADRDVDLQGFLRAWLGRVKVPASVRLTIDVDPYSFL from the coding sequence TTGAAAGTCGCATCCGTCCTCATTCCCCTGCCGGTGCCGGAAGCCTTCGACTATGAGGTCGCCGCCGAGATGGCGGTGGAGCGTGGCGATCAGGTCGCCGTGCCCCTCGGTCCCCGGCTGATGCGCGGCATCGTGTCCGAGGTGCGCGAGACCACGGGCTCGAACCGGCGGCTCAAGGCCGTGGAGATGGTGCTGGACGATCCGCGCCTGCCGCCCGGCACGGTGGACTTCGTCGAATGGGCCGCCCGCTGGACCCTGAGCGCGCCGGGCGAAATGGCCTCGACCGCCCTTAAGGGGCTGCGCGCGCCGCGCCCGAAGCCCGAACGTCGCGTCCGCCGGGTCGAGGGGCGGGAGCCCGCCCGGCCGACGGCGTCGCGCACGGCGGTGCTGGAGACGCTGGAGGGGCGCTCGATGCCGGGTGCGGATCTGGCGCGTGCGGCCGGAGTGTCGTCGGGCGTGGTCAAGGGACTGGTCGACGACGGGGTGCTGGAGGTCATCGAGATCGAGGCCGTCGCCGCCTTCGACACACCCGATCCGGACCATGCGCCCTCGATCCTCAACGCAGATCAGGCGGCCTCGGCATCGGCCATCGCGGAAGCGGTAGAGGCCGGCGGCTTCGCCCCCTTCCTGCTGGACGGGGTCACGGGCTCGGGCAAGACCGAGGCCTATCTGGAGGCCGTGGCGCGGGCGCTGAGGGCCGATCCGACGGCCCAGATCCTGATCCTCCTGCCCGAAATCGCCCTGACACAGGCCCTGATCGCGCGCCTTTCCGACCGTTTCGGCGCCGACCCGGCCGAATGGCATTCGGGCATCGCCCCGCCGCGTCGACGTCAGGTCTGGGAGGCGGTGGTCGCCGGCCGCTGCAACATCGTGGTCGGGGCGCGTTCGGCCCTGTTCCTGCCCTTCGTGAACCTGAAGCTGATCGTCGTCGATGAAGAGCACGACAGTTCGTTCAAACAGGAGGAGGGGCTCGTCTATCACGGCCGCGACCTCGCCGTGGCCCGGGCGCGGATCGAGGGGGCGGCGGTCGTCCTGGCCTCGGCGACGCCGTCGCTGGAGACCCTCTTCAACGCCGGACAGGGCCGCTATCGCTGGCTGAAGCTGGGCGCGCGGCACGGCACGGCGGTCCTGCCAGACATCCGCCTGCTGGACCTGCGCCAGAACCCGCCCGATCCCCAGACCTGGCTGTCCGTCCCCTTGCGCGAAGCCATCGGCGAGACCCTGCTGAAGGGCGAACAGACCCTGCTGTTCCTCAACCGGCGCGGTTATGCCCCCGTGGTCCTGTGCCGCGCCTGCGGGCACCGGCTGACGGCGCCGGACACCGACAGCTGGCTGGTCGAGCATCGCTACACCGGCCGTCTGGTCTGCCACCTGACCGGCTTCTCCATGGCCCGGCCGAAGACCTGCCCGTCCTGCGGTGCGTCGGATTCGCTCGTCGCCGTGGGGCCGGGCGTCGAGCGGGTCGAGGAGGAGGTGCGGCAGCTCTTCCCCGAGGCGCGCACGGCGGTGTTCAGTTCCGACACCGTGCCGGACGCCAGGGCGGCTCGCGCCCTGATCCAGTCGATGATCGACGGCGAGATCGACATCCTCGTCGCCACCCAGGCGGCGGCCAAGGGGCACAACTTCCCCAAGCTGACCCTGGTCGGGGTGGTTGACGCCGACCTGGGTCTGCGCGGCGGCGACCTGCGTGCGGCCGAGCGGACCTTCCAGCTCCTGACCCAGGCGACCGGACGGGCCGGGCGGGCGGAGATCCCCGGGCGCGCCCTGCTGCAGACGTGGACGCCCGAACATCCGGTGCTCAGGGCCCTGGCGGCGGGCGACCGCGACGGCTTCGTCGAGGCCGAGATGGACGAGCGGGAGGCGGCCTCCCTGCCGCCGTTCGGACGGCTGGCCGCCCTGATCCTGTCGGGCGAGAACGCGGTGGCGGTGGAGAAGACGGCCGAAGCCCTGGCCCAGTCCATTCCCAATGCCGAACGGCTGGAGGTCTATGGCCCCGCCGACGCCCCCCTGGCCCTCATCCGGGGACGGCGGCGCAAGCGGCTGCTGGTCCGGGCCGACCGCGACGTCGATCTGCAGGGCTTCCTGCGCGCCTGGCTGGGCCGGGTGAAGGTGCCGGCCTCGGTGCGGCTGACCATCGACGTGGACCCGTACAGCTTCCTTTGA
- a CDS encoding DUF484 family protein, translating into MSGTRDLFAELETSSEPHWPEVRAWLQANPQILLDDRSLLEEIGLKPHGRNVVEFGAAALTRLEAVANREADARKQIETVARANFAAQTQTHVAALDLLEARNHSDLARRLDAAAQGRFGLAGAAIALEKPGGVPFGWRALEVGGVDSLLGDHGLTWLGPNFEGLDLFGAADEQVRSVALIRMAPVFGGDPAGDLGGARHAICAFGSPEEEGFTPQMGCELVAFIARVVERTAERWPILN; encoded by the coding sequence TTGAGCGGCACCCGAGACCTTTTCGCCGAGCTGGAGACCAGTTCCGAGCCGCATTGGCCGGAGGTGCGCGCCTGGCTTCAGGCCAATCCCCAGATCCTGCTGGACGACCGTTCCCTGCTGGAAGAGATCGGGCTGAAGCCGCACGGCCGTAACGTCGTGGAATTCGGCGCCGCCGCCCTCACCCGGCTGGAAGCCGTGGCCAACCGCGAGGCGGACGCCCGCAAACAGATCGAGACGGTCGCCCGCGCCAATTTCGCCGCCCAGACCCAGACCCATGTGGCGGCGCTGGACCTGCTGGAGGCCCGCAACCATTCCGACCTGGCCCGCCGTCTGGATGCGGCCGCACAGGGCCGCTTCGGTCTGGCGGGCGCCGCCATCGCGCTGGAGAAGCCGGGCGGCGTGCCCTTCGGCTGGCGCGCCCTGGAGGTCGGCGGGGTCGATTCCCTGCTTGGCGACCACGGCCTGACCTGGCTGGGTCCGAATTTCGAAGGGCTGGACCTGTTCGGCGCGGCCGATGAGCAGGTGAGGTCCGTCGCCCTGATCCGCATGGCACCGGTCTTCGGCGGCGATCCGGCCGGCGACCTCGGCGGCGCCCGCCACGCCATCTGCGCCTTCGGCTCGCCCGAGGAAGAGGGCTTCACGCCCCAGATGGGCTGCGAGCTCGTCGCCTTCATCGCCCGGGTCGTCGAGCGCACGGCCGAACGCTGGCCGATACTCAATTGA
- the mtgA gene encoding monofunctional biosynthetic peptidoglycan transglycosylase, whose amino-acid sequence MFGVPKLGRRSRPFLIVFLVLCFLPIGGVLVHAVLPPPMTVLMLQQLVGGKGMDYRWRGLDDISPNLVYSAIGAEDARFCSHSGFDFKAIQKALDHNDDGGKIRGGSTISQQTAKNVFLWPSRDWVRKGLEAGYTILIEGVWGKRRIMETYLNVAEWAPGVYGAEAASRHWFGKSARDLTPQQAARLAAILPSPRRYDAARPGPYVRRRAARIQAAARAVRVQGLGTCVYPK is encoded by the coding sequence ATGTTCGGGGTTCCAAAACTGGGGCGGCGCAGCCGTCCGTTTCTGATCGTCTTTCTGGTGCTGTGCTTCCTGCCCATCGGCGGAGTGCTGGTTCACGCCGTCCTGCCGCCGCCGATGACGGTGTTGATGCTGCAGCAGCTGGTGGGCGGAAAGGGCATGGACTACCGTTGGCGCGGCCTCGACGACATCTCGCCCAACCTCGTCTATTCGGCCATCGGCGCCGAGGACGCGCGCTTCTGTTCGCACAGCGGCTTCGACTTCAAGGCCATCCAGAAGGCGCTGGATCACAACGACGACGGCGGAAAAATCCGCGGCGGCTCGACCATCAGCCAGCAGACCGCCAAGAACGTCTTCCTCTGGCCGTCGCGCGACTGGGTCAGGAAGGGTCTGGAAGCGGGCTACACCATCCTGATCGAGGGTGTCTGGGGCAAGCGCCGGATCATGGAGACCTATCTGAACGTCGCCGAATGGGCGCCGGGCGTCTATGGCGCGGAAGCCGCCTCGCGGCACTGGTTCGGCAAGTCGGCGCGTGACCTGACGCCGCAGCAGGCGGCCCGGCTGGCGGCCATCCTGCCCAGTCCCCGCCGCTATGACGCCGCCAGGCCGGGACCCTATGTCCGCCGCCGCGCGGCGCGCATCCAGGCGGCGGCGCGGGCCGTGCGCGTTCAGGGTCTGGGGACCTGCGTCTATCCGAAGTGA
- the fsa gene encoding fructose-6-phosphate aldolase produces MKLFLDTADVAVIKDMLPTGMVDGVTTNPSLIAKSGRNIAEVIAEICALVEGPISAEAVATDFETMVKEGDKLAAIAPNVVVKLPLTWDGLRAARNFSDKGIKTNVTLCFSAAQAMLAAKAGATFISPFVGRLEDHGADGIGLLEEIRVLYDLHGFETQILAASLRNPNHVSAAAVAGSDAATLPADVFKALVKHPLTDKGLDQFLADWGKTGQSIL; encoded by the coding sequence ATGAAACTCTTCCTCGACACCGCCGACGTCGCCGTCATCAAGGACATGCTGCCCACCGGGATGGTGGACGGCGTGACCACCAATCCGTCGCTGATCGCCAAGTCGGGGAGGAACATCGCCGAGGTCATCGCTGAAATCTGCGCACTGGTCGAGGGGCCGATCTCCGCCGAGGCCGTGGCGACCGATTTCGAGACCATGGTCAAGGAAGGCGACAAGCTGGCCGCCATCGCCCCGAACGTCGTGGTCAAGCTGCCCCTGACCTGGGACGGGCTGCGCGCCGCGCGCAACTTCTCGGACAAGGGCATCAAGACCAACGTCACCCTGTGTTTCTCCGCCGCCCAGGCCATGCTGGCCGCCAAGGCCGGCGCGACCTTCATCTCGCCCTTCGTCGGCCGTCTGGAAGACCACGGCGCCGACGGCATCGGCCTGCTGGAGGAAATCCGCGTCCTCTATGATCTGCATGGTTTCGAGACCCAGATTCTGGCCGCATCGCTGCGCAACCCGAACCACGTATCCGCCGCCGCTGTGGCGGGATCGGACGCAGCCACCCTGCCGGCCGACGTTTTCAAGGCCCTCGTCAAGCACCCCTTAACCGACAAGGGTCTTGATCAATTCCTGGCGGACTGGGGCAAGACCGGTCAGTCGATCCTGTAG
- a CDS encoding surface-adhesin E family protein yields the protein MNTFKRRIRAAALIAASVGAAGAASAQTLTNRDTAGWTEVGPVEHVTYFVLPSSIARDGQTVRFLMKADIPSGMGEDAPNTVVAEIVVDCATRTIGRGTTEIYSAARFLATEPHDAALGPASDPGQTLLIEHVCKA from the coding sequence ATGAACACGTTCAAACGTCGGATCCGCGCGGCGGCGCTGATCGCCGCAAGCGTCGGAGCCGCCGGCGCCGCCTCGGCCCAGACCCTGACCAACCGCGACACCGCCGGTTGGACCGAAGTCGGTCCGGTCGAGCACGTGACCTATTTCGTCCTGCCGTCCAGCATCGCGCGCGACGGCCAGACGGTGCGCTTCCTCATGAAGGCGGATATCCCGTCGGGGATGGGGGAAGACGCCCCCAACACCGTCGTCGCCGAGATCGTCGTCGATTGCGCGACCCGGACGATCGGCAGGGGGACCACCGAAATCTACAGCGCCGCGCGTTTCCTGGCGACAGAGCCACACGACGCCGCGCTGGGCCCGGCGTCGGACCCCGGCCAGACCCTGCTGATCGAGCACGTCTGCAAGGCCTGA
- a CDS encoding M2 family metallopeptidase, whose product MKSYLLAAVAAGALGLAGCATTADRAADAAALADAAAADAAAAAGEAAPAAADAAAVAEQPVTAAGATAFIAEAETRLATISEYQQRVAWTRATNITFDTMWLEAKVNAEVTELQVQLANEAARFNDVQVPDDVRRKLNLLRLGIVLPAPNRPGAAAELAQITTRLDSTYSTGKFAFKGKEITLDDANVLIAESRDPAETKALYEGWRTVSPGMKPDYARMVEIANEGSRELGFADTGAMWRAGYDMAPDDFAKETDRLWAQVKPFYVNLHCYVRARLNAKYGDAVQPKTGPIRADLLGNMWSQQWGNIYDVVAPATGGQSSYDLTKLLTDAGYDATKMVQTGEGFYKSLGLAPLPQTFWERSQIVRPRDREVVCHASAWDVDNLEDVRIKMCTQVNADDFYTVHHELGHNYYQRAYKDQPMLFRNGANDGFHEAIGDFIGLSALTPTYLNQIGLLKTTPGADEDIPFLLKMALDKIAFLPFGLMVDRWRWGVFSGETTPDQYNVAWNADMLKYQGLVAPGPRPADAFDPGAKYHVPAAVPYTRYFLAAIYQFQFQRAACKMEGWTGPLHRCSTYGNEEVGRRFNAMLEMGQSKPWPEAMQAFTGETGNDATAIIDYFAPLNAWLTEQNRGKDCGWSET is encoded by the coding sequence ATGAAATCATATCTCTTGGCCGCCGTCGCCGCCGGCGCCCTGGGTCTCGCCGGCTGCGCGACCACCGCCGATCGCGCCGCTGACGCCGCCGCCTTGGCCGATGCCGCCGCGGCGGACGCCGCCGCCGCTGCAGGGGAAGCGGCTCCCGCCGCCGCCGATGCCGCCGCCGTCGCCGAACAGCCCGTGACCGCCGCTGGCGCGACGGCCTTCATCGCCGAGGCTGAGACCAGGCTGGCGACCATCAGCGAATATCAGCAGCGCGTCGCCTGGACCCGGGCGACCAACATCACCTTCGACACCATGTGGCTTGAGGCCAAGGTCAATGCCGAGGTGACCGAGCTGCAGGTCCAGCTGGCCAATGAGGCCGCCCGGTTCAATGACGTCCAGGTTCCCGACGACGTGCGGCGCAAGCTGAACCTGCTGCGCCTCGGCATCGTCCTGCCGGCGCCGAACCGCCCGGGCGCGGCGGCCGAGTTGGCCCAGATCACCACCCGGCTGGACTCGACCTATTCGACCGGCAAGTTCGCGTTCAAGGGCAAGGAGATCACCCTCGACGACGCCAATGTCCTGATCGCCGAAAGCCGCGACCCGGCCGAGACCAAGGCCCTGTACGAAGGCTGGCGCACCGTTTCGCCGGGAATGAAGCCGGACTACGCCCGGATGGTCGAGATCGCCAACGAGGGCTCGCGCGAGCTGGGCTTCGCCGACACCGGGGCCATGTGGCGCGCCGGCTATGATATGGCGCCCGACGATTTCGCGAAGGAGACGGACCGTCTCTGGGCCCAGGTGAAGCCCTTCTATGTGAACCTGCACTGCTATGTCCGGGCGCGGCTCAACGCGAAATACGGCGATGCGGTCCAGCCGAAGACCGGCCCGATCCGCGCCGACCTGCTGGGCAATATGTGGTCGCAGCAGTGGGGCAACATCTATGACGTCGTCGCCCCGGCGACGGGCGGCCAGAGCAGCTACGACCTGACAAAACTGCTGACCGACGCCGGCTATGACGCCACGAAAATGGTCCAGACCGGCGAGGGCTTCTACAAATCGCTGGGCCTCGCGCCCCTGCCCCAGACCTTCTGGGAGCGGTCCCAGATCGTGCGGCCGCGCGACCGCGAAGTGGTCTGCCACGCCTCGGCCTGGGACGTCGACAACCTCGAAGACGTGCGCATCAAGATGTGCACCCAGGTCAATGCCGACGACTTCTACACCGTGCACCACGAGCTGGGGCACAACTACTATCAGCGCGCCTACAAGGATCAGCCCATGCTGTTCCGCAACGGGGCCAACGACGGCTTCCACGAGGCGATCGGGGACTTCATCGGCCTGTCGGCCCTGACGCCGACCTATCTGAACCAGATCGGGCTGCTGAAGACGACGCCGGGCGCGGATGAGGACATCCCCTTCCTGCTCAAGATGGCGCTGGACAAGATCGCCTTCCTGCCGTTCGGCCTGATGGTCGACCGCTGGCGCTGGGGCGTGTTCTCGGGCGAGACGACGCCGGATCAGTATAACGTCGCCTGGAACGCGGACATGCTGAAATATCAAGGCCTTGTCGCGCCGGGGCCGCGTCCCGCCGACGCCTTCGATCCGGGCGCCAAATATCACGTGCCGGCCGCGGTGCCCTACACCCGCTACTTCCTGGCGGCGATCTACCAGTTCCAGTTCCAGCGCGCGGCCTGCAAGATGGAAGGGTGGACCGGGCCGCTGCATCGCTGTTCGACCTATGGCAATGAAGAGGTCGGACGCCGCTTCAACGCCATGCTGGAGATGGGACAGTCCAAGCCCTGGCCCGAGGCCATGCAGGCCTTCACCGGCGAGACCGGCAACGACGCCACCGCCATCATCGACTATTTCGCCCCGCTGAACGCCTGGCTGACCGAGCAGAACCGCGGCAAGGACTGCGGCTGGTCGGAAACCTGA
- the aguB gene encoding N-carbamoylputrescine amidase, whose product MTRTISVAGLQTSYGEDMQANIAKTVDLVKQAASKGAQVILPSELFQGPYFCVSQEEHWFETAHPWREHPAVVAMAQVAKDLGVAIPVSIFEKEGPHYYNSIVMLDADGSPLGVYRKSHIPDGPGYQEKYYFRPGDTGFKVWDTRFGKVGVGICWDQWFPEAARAMSLMGADVLMYPTAIGTEPQDGDLHTAQPWRRAMQGHAVSNAIPVVGANRIGHETVTPVGQTFYGHSFIADQQGELVESFGAEEEGALVHTFDLAELDRYRAAWGFFRDRRTDLYGALTSARPTS is encoded by the coding sequence ATGACCCGCACGATTTCCGTCGCCGGCCTGCAGACGTCCTACGGCGAGGACATGCAGGCGAACATCGCCAAGACCGTCGATCTGGTGAAACAGGCGGCTTCAAAGGGCGCGCAGGTGATCCTGCCGTCGGAGCTGTTCCAGGGGCCGTATTTCTGCGTCAGCCAAGAGGAGCACTGGTTCGAAACCGCCCACCCCTGGCGCGAGCATCCGGCCGTGGTTGCGATGGCGCAGGTGGCGAAGGATCTCGGCGTCGCCATCCCCGTCTCGATCTTCGAGAAGGAGGGGCCGCACTACTATAATTCCATCGTCATGCTGGACGCCGACGGTTCGCCCCTGGGCGTCTATCGCAAGAGCCACATCCCCGACGGCCCCGGCTATCAGGAAAAATACTATTTCCGCCCGGGGGATACGGGCTTCAAGGTGTGGGACACCCGCTTCGGCAAGGTCGGGGTCGGCATCTGCTGGGACCAGTGGTTCCCGGAGGCCGCGCGGGCCATGTCCCTGATGGGCGCCGACGTTCTCATGTATCCGACCGCCATCGGCACCGAGCCGCAGGACGGCGACCTGCACACGGCCCAGCCCTGGCGCCGCGCCATGCAGGGCCATGCGGTGTCGAACGCCATCCCGGTGGTCGGCGCCAACCGCATCGGCCATGAGACGGTGACCCCGGTCGGCCAGACCTTCTACGGCCATTCGTTCATCGCCGATCAGCAGGGCGAACTGGTCGAGAGCTTCGGCGCCGAGGAAGAGGGCGCGCTGGTCCATACCTTCGACCTCGCCGAGCTGGACCGTTACCGGGCGGCCTGGGGCTTCTTCCGCGACCGCCGGACGGACCTCTACGGCGCGCTGACCTCGGCGCGTCCCACGAGCTGA
- a CDS encoding agmatine deiminase family protein, with translation MSQVIPAEWAPHRAMWVGWPSHPELWDDLEQARDEVEGLVLALAGPGREQVRLMVGTEEALVGTQGRFAGVENVTVVPALFGDIWLRDTGPIFGPGSKTAAAFEFNGWGEKYIYEHDTEVAAQIGAFSGVPLTRHSAILEGGSLDHDGLGTILTTRQCLLNPNRNKGWQENTAGIVLEEALGARKIIWLGDGLLNDHTDGHVDNLARFVAPGVVACPIAFGTNDPNAEAYDACAAAITASTDAEGTPLKVLRIPSPGMVVDADERPVPASHMNFLIANGAVIVPTYGNAMAARLACEALATVFPDHEIIPLPSKAILTGGGSFHCISQQEPA, from the coding sequence ATGTCGCAAGTCATTCCCGCCGAATGGGCTCCGCACCGGGCCATGTGGGTCGGCTGGCCGAGCCATCCCGAGCTGTGGGACGACCTGGAACAGGCACGCGACGAGGTCGAGGGTCTGGTCCTGGCCCTCGCCGGCCCCGGTCGCGAACAGGTCAGACTCATGGTCGGGACCGAGGAGGCCCTGGTGGGGACGCAGGGGCGTTTCGCGGGCGTCGAGAACGTGACCGTGGTCCCGGCCCTGTTCGGCGACATCTGGCTGCGCGACACCGGTCCGATCTTCGGCCCCGGCTCGAAGACCGCCGCCGCCTTCGAGTTCAACGGCTGGGGCGAGAAATATATCTATGAGCACGACACCGAGGTCGCCGCGCAGATCGGCGCGTTCTCTGGCGTGCCCCTGACGCGGCACAGCGCCATTCTGGAAGGCGGATCGCTGGACCACGACGGTCTGGGCACCATCCTGACCACGCGCCAGTGCCTGCTGAATCCGAACCGGAACAAGGGCTGGCAGGAAAACACCGCAGGCATCGTGCTGGAAGAGGCGCTGGGCGCGCGCAAGATCATCTGGCTGGGCGACGGCCTGCTCAACGACCACACCGACGGCCATGTCGACAATCTGGCCCGTTTCGTCGCGCCGGGCGTCGTCGCCTGTCCGATCGCCTTCGGGACCAATGATCCCAACGCCGAGGCCTATGACGCCTGCGCCGCCGCGATCACCGCCTCGACCGACGCCGAGGGAACGCCCCTCAAGGTCCTGCGCATCCCCTCGCCGGGCATGGTCGTCGACGCCGACGAGCGTCCGGTCCCGGCCAGCCACATGAATTTCCTCATCGCCAACGGCGCCGTGATCGTCCCCACCTATGGCAACGCCATGGCCGCCCGTCTGGCCTGCGAGGCCTTGGCCACCGTCTTCCCGGACCACGAGATCATCCCCCTGCCGTCCAAGGCCATCCTGACCGGCGGCGGGTCCTTCCACTGCATCTCCCAGCAGGAGCCTGCCTGA
- a CDS encoding WD40 repeat domain-containing protein codes for MSQFAFDAQITAALFDRDGAVFALGDGSVRFEDGSYNAVHDGAILCAALHPSGDGIVTGGDDGRVIWSRKMEAGVLATSAKSQWIDAIDASAETKLIAFSSGKTLSVIDATDMGFRRDFEHERTVSGVAFDPKGRRIATSTYGGAALWYARIAQQKPTLLKWAGSHTGIAFSPDGAFLISTMQDAQLHGWRLKDSRDMRMGGYPSKVRSVAFLSDGRLMATSGAQGAVLWPFVGATGPMGKEATEIGYDEGSLVTLVAGQPKQGVMAAGLSDGRVWWADPAGQGLRFLKAERGAAICALAMSPNGQRVAWADEDGNAGVAEA; via the coding sequence ATGAGCCAGTTCGCCTTCGACGCCCAGATCACCGCCGCCCTGTTCGACAGGGACGGCGCCGTCTTCGCCCTGGGTGATGGATCGGTGCGGTTCGAGGACGGGTCGTATAACGCGGTCCACGACGGGGCGATCCTGTGCGCGGCCCTGCATCCCTCGGGCGACGGGATCGTCACCGGCGGCGACGACGGCCGGGTGATCTGGAGCCGGAAGATGGAGGCCGGGGTGCTGGCCACCTCGGCAAAGAGCCAGTGGATCGACGCCATCGACGCCTCGGCCGAGACGAAGCTGATCGCCTTTTCCTCGGGCAAGACCCTGTCGGTGATCGATGCGACCGACATGGGCTTCCGCCGTGACTTCGAACATGAGCGGACGGTGTCCGGCGTGGCCTTCGATCCCAAGGGCCGCCGGATCGCGACCTCGACCTACGGCGGCGCGGCCCTCTGGTACGCCCGGATCGCCCAGCAGAAGCCGACCCTGCTGAAATGGGCCGGATCGCACACCGGCATCGCCTTCTCGCCCGACGGCGCCTTCCTCATCTCAACCATGCAGGACGCGCAGCTGCATGGCTGGCGACTGAAGGATTCCAGGGACATGCGGATGGGCGGCTATCCGTCCAAGGTGCGCAGCGTGGCCTTCCTGTCCGACGGGCGGCTGATGGCCACCTCGGGGGCGCAAGGGGCGGTGCTCTGGCCCTTCGTCGGCGCCACTGGGCCGATGGGCAAGGAGGCGACCGAGATCGGCTATGACGAGGGCAGTCTGGTGACCCTGGTCGCCGGCCAGCCGAAGCAGGGGGTCATGGCCGCCGGCCTCAGCGACGGCCGCGTCTGGTGGGCCGACCCGGCCGGCCAAGGGCTGCGGTTCCTCAAGGCCGAGCGCGGCGCGGCCATCTGCGCCCTGGCCATGAGCCCGAACGGCCAGCGCGTCGCCTGGGCCGATGAAGACGGAAACGCCGGGGTCGCCGAAGCCTGA
- a CDS encoding CobW family GTP-binding protein, which yields MTSTLDAPASAAAANGKIPVTVLTGYLGAGKTTLLNRILTEDHGKRYAVIVNEFGEIGIDNDLVVGADEDVFEMNNGCVCCTVRGDLIRVVAGLMKRQRPGKPAFDAIIVETTGLADPGPVAQTFFVDEDVKAKTRLDSVTALVDAKHVMARLDDSKEAREQVAFADRIILNKTDLASEAELTAVEQRLRKLNPLAPITRAERANVPLDQVLGLHGFDLERILDVNPEFANPAHGEAGHVHDEHCGHDHHGHDHGHDHDHHGHDHAHHPDSSDGSDHVSGSVSGARGHDHADDIKGISVSVDGPLNGQKFTAWLDRLLGEQGQNILRAKGIINVEGEERRLVFQAVHMILEGDLQREWGPTERRWSRAVFIGRDLDEAAIRAGFESCAA from the coding sequence ATGACCTCGACCCTCGACGCCCCCGCCTCTGCCGCCGCCGCCAACGGCAAGATCCCCGTCACCGTCCTGACCGGCTATCTGGGGGCGGGCAAGACGACCCTGCTGAACCGGATTCTGACCGAGGATCACGGCAAGCGTTACGCCGTCATCGTCAATGAGTTCGGCGAGATCGGCATCGACAACGATCTGGTCGTCGGCGCGGACGAGGACGTGTTCGAGATGAACAACGGCTGCGTCTGCTGCACGGTGCGCGGCGACCTGATCCGCGTCGTCGCCGGCCTGATGAAGCGCCAGCGTCCCGGCAAGCCGGCCTTCGACGCCATCATCGTGGAGACCACGGGTCTGGCCGATCCCGGCCCGGTGGCCCAGACCTTCTTCGTCGACGAGGACGTCAAGGCCAAGACCCGGCTGGACAGCGTCACCGCCCTGGTCGACGCCAAACACGTCATGGCCCGTCTCGACGACTCGAAAGAGGCGCGCGAGCAGGTGGCCTTCGCCGACCGCATCATCCTGAACAAGACCGACCTGGCCTCGGAGGCCGAGTTGACGGCGGTCGAGCAGCGGCTGAGGAAGCTGAACCCGCTGGCCCCCATCACCCGCGCCGAACGGGCCAATGTGCCGCTTGATCAGGTGCTGGGCCTGCACGGCTTCGATCTGGAGCGGATCCTCGACGTCAATCCGGAGTTCGCCAACCCTGCCCATGGGGAGGCTGGCCACGTCCATGACGAACACTGCGGCCACGACCATCACGGGCACGATCATGGCCACGACCACGACCATCATGGGCATGACCATGCGCACCATCCGGACTCATCGGACGGGTCGGACCATGTTTCGGGGTCCGTTTCCGGGGCCCGTGGGCACGATCATGCCGACGACATCAAGGGGATCTCGGTCTCGGTCGACGGCCCGCTGAACGGTCAGAAATTCACCGCCTGGCTGGACCGGCTGCTGGGCGAGCAGGGCCAGAACATCCTGCGCGCCAAGGGCATCATCAATGTCGAGGGCGAGGAGCGCCGTCTGGTCTTCCAGGCCGTGCACATGATCCTGGAGGGCGACCTTCAGCGCGAATGGGGTCCGACCGAACGCCGCTGGTCCCGCGCCGTCTTCATCGGCCGCGACCTCGACGAGGCCGCGATCCGCGCCGGGTTCGAGAGTTGCGCCGCCTGA